A window of Sphaeramia orbicularis chromosome 8, fSphaOr1.1, whole genome shotgun sequence genomic DNA:
TTATTTTCCCCACTGGCCCATATATTAAGTTTCTGCAAGGACCATTTCACTGTCAAATGCTTCATTAGCAGCAGAGTTATATGCATACACCATAAAGAGTGttacttaaagggctcatattttgctaaacccacttttattagtctttggtacatttatttgtgtatttggaccctaatagttcaaccagtttgaatttgaaccctccatgtgctgcaaagctatctttatattctttttggcaaaaatcaagtggatttctacaacccgttttaattcctgcttaatttgttgcatctataactagttaaatcatgacatttacacatataaggtcaagattttcgaccaacatttctccgagtacccctaaaatgttcagttgatggttgtattgacaaacacaagtggctgaacggtacagagcaacacagccaacaacctggaggggtggagtatgaagtggctcattttcatttaaagggtcagcgctcaaaacgacctttctggtgtcattactcagaaatagtgttaaagatggacctgtggagttgaattaatgtagaattttgactcaagcagagcatttacagtttatttagaccacagggaaatgttttaaaatgcataattccattttttttttttttaaagcaaaatatcactccttcaagtAAGAGATAACCATGCTTTATTTGTGAAAGTTCATCtaatttctgatgtttttttttttttttttatggattgctGTTATAAACTTGCCTAGTTTGTTTTTAGTATGCCTATGTCAATACTGTGATGTGAAAATGCATGTCTTTTGGGCGcagattaaatgttttttttttctctgcaggccCCCTCGAGATCTTGACTCTAAAGCTTGTGTCACAATTGGAGATCAGGTACAACTCAGTTCATTTGAGGCCTGTTTTACCAAGCTGGATACACTTACAAATGCAATATCTTGCTTCTCCTGTCCAGAACTTTGTGGTGAAGGCAGATGACTTGGAGCAGATCGCAGAGCTGGGCAGGGGTGCGTATGGCGTGGTGGACAAGATGAGACATGTGCCCAGCGGTGTTATTATGGCTGTCAAGGTGAGCTGGCGAGCTGCTATTCAGGTTACCCGATACGACTTCTCTGTAAATGCAACGTGCTTTTAAAATAGTGCCATGACTCATCGACGTATGCAGCCTAAAATGCATAATGAGCATACTTTTTGGATAGATCTGTCAAATCTATGACACGTTACACTGAGCGAGGAGATGGGTAAGAGGACACAGGGTAACTACAGCTCAATCTGTGATGTTTCGTTTCGACAGAGGATTCGAGCCACAGTCAACACCCTGGAGCAGAAGAGGCTTCTGATGGACCTGGACATTTCCATGAGGACAGTGGACTGCTTCTACACTGTTACCTTCTATGGCGCCCTATTCAGAGAGGTGACGCCCAGTATCTAACATTTTATTACCCAATAGGCAAAGCGGGGCATTGTTGTTGCTCATTTCTGTCAGTGTCTATAACAAGTATAACTCATGAACAGATGCATCAAACCCCGTAGCTCATGATAAAGTGATCACAAAAGACtgcctgaaataaaataaatcagaaatGTTTAATTTATACACAACATGCATTCACAGTCAGCAGTGTTTGCCCTGTCAGATGGAGCCCTCAATACACAGACCATGCATTCATGCAAGTTGGCCAATCAGATAAAGCCCCAGCTCGCCATCAGCTGCCTATACATTAATATGGTATCTgcaatgttcctttttttttaaacaaaagtcatACTGTTATTGCACTATGGAACAATGTTATCACATGTTGCAGATTTTCTTCATATTATGCAGGCATAGTTTGTCAGTGGCTGAATACGCTGAATATTCATCTAGGTGAAACTTTCAACAAAGCAGTTTGGGAAAAAATGGTTTTACCCAAAAGATGGGTatttttacacacacactgaatatagatttctctctgtattttgcaaatgTTTACCTGTTTTTCAGGGAGATGTTTGGATCTGTATGGAGCTGATGGACACCTCTCTGGATAAGTTTTACAAGAACGTTATTGAGAAAGGCAAGACCATCCCTGAGGATATCTTGGGCAAGATCACAGTAGCGGTACGTATCGCTCTATGGTTTCTGCTACACAAGAAGTAAAGCCAAGATGTCGGTGCATTTATGTGCAATTGTAAACATGAGCTTCATCTAAGCTATTGAACAATACTCGCTTTGTTCAGTCTGAGGCTATGTTTGTACATTTATAAAATGCCCCAAAAAAGCAATCTTAttacattgttgcccataaagttggaataatttcacattcctctttttattcctttttatacacTTTAGTAATAACCTTTGATCAgttgcagtgattacatactgagccccagttacactcagtctattaagaataaatcatattgtcacaatcatttcatgaaaaaaggtaaaaatattatTGTTCTAACTAGTGCTgtatgattttggccaaaaaaaaaaaaatccagatttttcttTCCTCTAAAAATTTGATTCTGATTTCAATTTGGGGCAGTGGTGGTATTTTAGCCGGCATGTCATTTTCGTGTGCAGCCTGCAATGCAACTCACTGCTCCTACTCTGGCGTGTGATGAAGTTTGAGGTTATGAAATAAGTTGCTGCTGTTTTTGACTGATACCGCCTTCAGGCTGAGTTTGCAGTGAGGAACggtttggtcttcatcggaaacttcGAAGCTGTACCAATTCCACACAGCCGCCTTGCTCTTGGTATTTTTACCCATGAGCTTCTCACTCTTCTTAGCAAACGGCATTTTTGTACtagtgtgtggagaccaaagactgtggagaccgctctcacagttagggggaggagcctatggtagcctggagacacgagagagatgaaattcaatttgactattacccttttttttttttaacattgtcctaattaaataatctgattttgatttaaagtcaattaatcgtgcagccctaattccaattttatgggcaacagtgtctTTAAGAAGCTGATAATAACACTAATGCTAGTATTGTTCTGGTTTTGTGTTAGTGCATGCATTCTTAAGATGAAAAGACTCCATATTTGTCataatgtgtcttttttttttctccactccaCAGATTGTCAAGGCATTAGAGCATCTGCACAGAAACCTGTCAGTTATACACAGAGGTAATGAAAATCATTAGACCACTGTGCATTATTCTCAGCTTCCACTTGTTTTTCTACTAATGGCTACTATCATTTCTTTCATCATCCTCCCAACAATGTCCCTCTCCAGATGTGAAGCCCTCAAATGTTCTGATCAATGCTAAGGGCCAAGTGAAAATGTGCGACTTTGGCATCAGCGGACACCTGGTGGACTCTGTGGCCAAAACAATGGATGCGGGCTGCAAGCCCTACATGGCGGTAAGTGGGGACTGGAGAAGATCAGGACTGAGACTCCTGGTACTGGCCAGATGAGATTTCAGAGAGCATTCTCTAGTGTAGTTTACTAATGGACTCTAACGCTCAGAGAGGCCTGGTCCGTATCAGTGTCTGATGCATCTGAGACCCTCATTAACAGGAGCAAAACCAGAATCCCAACCTGGAGCATCATATCCTTTATGAAATATTTGAAAACAATTTGACTTTACAAAACTAGAAGTATTGATATTTACGTACTTTTCTCACACACTATGACTCTCCTCTAAATTCACATCTTAATTAATAATCTTGAAATTGTCCAAACAGAAGTTGGATGGGGAAGATTTATCAGGAATGGCATAAATATCCACAACATTTTCTTGAAATATATAAAGGAAATGCTGATAATAAGAGGCACCACTGGAAGTGAAACACCTTAAGGAGCAATGAGTCATTAAACGAGGACCAGTCAATCCTGTACAGTTGAAAATGATATGGAAATAATGATGAAATTTGACAGTTCTGTTAGTttcatcttgctttttttttacacaagttaACTGCTATAAAAGTTAGCTGAAATAATTGCATTTAAGGTGATTATGTAGTAATACCAACAGGCCTAAACAGCACCCTGActaatatttgtttgttttttctctgtgtaCTTACTTGTTATAATTCTTCTCTTTTCAGCCTGAGCGGATCAACCCTGACCTCAATCAGAAAGGCTACAGTGTCAAATCAGACATATGGAGTCTTGGCATCACAATGGTGAGTTGGTTTGTGGGTAGAAACCAGTTTGTAACAAAGCTGCTATGACTGAGAAAAAACACCCCATGAATGTCCTCAATCTTTTAGTTAAATGTATAGGAAAAGACCAACAACGAAGCCCAATATCATCAAATATTAAATTCAGGTCGACTGAAGCGTGCAATCCTGTGTGTTTTGCATAGATCGAGCTGGCCATTTTGAAATTCCCCTATGACTCATGGGGCACCCCGTTCCAGCAGCTCAAGCAGGTGGTGGACGAGCCGTCTCCACAGTTGCCCGCGGACCGTTTCTCCCCGGAGTTTGTAGACTTCATCTCCCAGTGGTGAGTGTGTGCAGACATTTAcactggttctgctcctcagacaCCATATGATGCAGGAGGAGCTGCTCTTACGGCCAGCAGGGGTCAGTGTTCACCCTGTGATTACTGAAAAAGCCAAGGCTGCTGCACTACCCCCTTCAGCTCCATTAGGACCAAgtctgtccacttgtgttactTTTTATGCATGAAGTTCTGCTGCATACATACTGTAAAGTGTAGATGCAGGGTGTCTGCAGGTCCTGAAAAAGTAGTCAGTTTTGTAAATATTAGGCCACAGAAATTATTGAATAGTCTTACTTTTGGATTTGTGACGTCTTAAATGACTCAAACAATTTATCTCATataatttgtcttttattgtctttttggtgcatttttattcatttgtcttTAATTTAAGTGAAACTTTTCTGCTATCAAGTCGTTTTCATATGTTATGAAACATTAAGTTTACTACTGTGTCTTTTTACTGAACTTGTTGGCAAAAAGTAGATGAACTTCACAGGACCACATACtacttactttttttgttttaatgtaatataatgttgaATGAGAAAAAGTTTGATGCAAACGTCTCTTCAGTGTCTTTGAAGATATTAAATATGTTATGTGTGTAATTATCTCACTTTTGTCTTTATATTAACAGCCTAAGAAAGAAGCCAAATGAAAGACCAGCTTATACAGAATTGATGGTGAgttagtttattcatttatttatttttttgtcgctCATCTTTTGCTTCGGTTTGTGTTTTTGTCCACAAGAGGCCACACTCACCCATTTGATTCCCAAGATTTCTGTCCCAACAACACAACAGTAACATATTTCTAACCGTGCTCGTGTCTTTCTTTTGATGCAGGATCATCCGTTTTTCACCCTGCATGACTCCAAAGACACAGACGTGGCCAGTTTTGTCAAGGACATCCTGGATGACTGATGGACTCCTCCCCATCAGGGTGGGCTGGACCTCAAGCGAACCGACagcctccccttttttttttaaactcactgGAATGAAAAACTCTGATGCACCCGCATACAACAGGGGGTGACCCAAAGACTGACAGCGCCACTGGAGTGGAAGAGTGGCGGTAACATGAACTTGTACGGCCAAACCCAACTGGAGAGGTTTAATTCACCAAGCTTCCTCTGTGTGCAGTTACAACATAACGAATATGAACTGAACGTGTTTTGTTGTTTCAttctgttcttttgttgttttttttgccccCATCCCGCCTTTCTGAACGGACAGAGCCAGCCATTATTCATTTGTGACACATTTTATGAATACTTTGAATTTCATCTGCAAAATCATCAGTTAATGTGTATGTTGTTGTGTACTGAAAGCTATATTTGCATATGCGTTTGTATGTTATCTCATACAGAGTTTTGATACTGTATATCTTCGACAAGTGTGAATTTTACCAGACTAGGGCCTTATTTATCAGATCCCACCAGACGAACAGTTTGACCTGGTTCTGTTTCTCGCCCTGAGGTGACTGATCAGTGCCATGTTTGCAGTTGTTGCGGGTCGGGCCACGGGAGGCTCCAGGGCCGAGGCATGACATGCCACACAGTGGCAATGAAATGTTAAAGGTCACTCCCTGGACTTGAGTTGCAAATCATTCCTTGATCTCTTGGCATTGTGAGGGAGGAATGTAAGGCGACCTAAATCATTTGAACCCGGAGTGATCTAAAGCACAGCCCCTCATGCAGTGACCCCTCACTCAGCATTTGCTTCTTTTCTCTTGGGTATTAAATAGTCAGCTCTAGTGCTACCATTGTTACTACCTGGAAGTATTCAGGGGTGTTTTATTTGTGCCATTTTGGAAATTGTTCAATGAATTACTGCAttaattgttttgcattttgattttatttcttcATCTATCCTCACGTTTGCTTACATTTCTTAATTTTGGAGTCAGCAAAGTCTTTACACCAGAAACATACACTTCATATCTCTTTTTTCCTCCAGAGACCTTATTATGCCTTACACAGACAGTATGTTAGGGAAGTAATTTATGTGTTGAAGATGTAAATACTATCTCCTTTTTTAATGTACCAAGGCACTGTCATAAGTTGACAGTGTAGCTGAGTGGTAGAGTGgttggttttagttagttttaatgcaGTGTGACACATTtatgtacacacagacacacacacacacgcagggcCAGCTGACTATCGTACACCTATTTTGGATTGATGGCCGTCAAGCTCCACCGCTCAGGTTTCTGCGCTCTCCTTCAGGTAGAGACGGCCCCTTTTATGTCTCTCCAGGTCGTACTCTCCTTGAATGCTGGAACCAGAAACTCTTCAGTCCCTGGTTGGCAGCCACTATCTCTTCTGTCTGACCATACTATGCAGAGCCCCTTGCCATGTGGCAGTTTCCCCGCTCCAAGTGTTCAGAGAGACTGGCGACAGTGAAGATGGTGAAGATGACTGCCATGCCCATATTCATGTGTAGCACTCAGCGCCTCCTCGGTTTACACTGTAGTGCGACCTTTATTAGAAGTCAGTGAGTTAGGAGTATTTATGATTGTGAAAAATAAGGGAAAGCTAGCAACACCGCAAAGAAGctgctgttgtttttattttattctattttttttttttactggcctCCTTTGGATGGCCATTCCCTTGGTGTGTAAGTTTTTACGCTGATCACAATGAGAATGGAACACTTGCTCTACCTCTTACTCCTTTACTCTATGTGCCACCTTTTCAATAGGTGGAAATGACAGACTTGAACTatggaaagacaaaaaataaaggcTTTGACGTTCACTGTGTGTTTATAACTTTTACTTCATAAGTAACTCCAACTTCTCAATTGAAATCAATCTGTGTTATCCACAGTAATGTGCAGAAACATGAAAAGACCACACATAAGAATAGATTAATGAGGTAAAGCCTGATGTTTTTCATTCCTCTGTGCAATAGTGCTCCATTGTTGTCCAAGAAATCTATCAAAACCACATAATTGAGCTCCATTAGTAAAACTAATACAGGCATTGTTTATGAGTCTATCCCCAACTGTCACTTGACACAATAAACAATAGGAAAAGTATCATTCCACTGTAAAAATAGACCCCCAGCTAATGTACTATACTGTGTATGGTTGTTGGTGTAACATTTGCTGTTTCTTTTGgttaaaaattaaatttttttaattgtttttaaagaaGGACAACATCCTCTGCAGAAACAAATTAACATTCTTGCCTCCGGGCACAGAAATTGGAAGGTACTTACTTGTCTCTACTTGTATAAGGTCAAGCCTACAAACACTCCTCAGCCTAATTCTTACTTCCATGTCA
This region includes:
- the map2k6 gene encoding dual specificity mitogen-activated protein kinase kinase 6, which gives rise to MSLSKGGKKKNPGLKLAKEVFVPPPPAATAPPRDLDSKACVTIGDQNFVVKADDLEQIAELGRGAYGVVDKMRHVPSGVIMAVKRIRATVNTLEQKRLLMDLDISMRTVDCFYTVTFYGALFREGDVWICMELMDTSLDKFYKNVIEKGKTIPEDILGKITVAIVKALEHLHRNLSVIHRDVKPSNVLINAKGQVKMCDFGISGHLVDSVAKTMDAGCKPYMAPERINPDLNQKGYSVKSDIWSLGITMIELAILKFPYDSWGTPFQQLKQVVDEPSPQLPADRFSPEFVDFISQCLRKKPNERPAYTELMDHPFFTLHDSKDTDVASFVKDILDD